A stretch of the Poseidonibacter parvus genome encodes the following:
- a CDS encoding carboxymuconolactone decarboxylase family protein, whose amino-acid sequence MTGEDLKAVKALKEISEDSSLSKREKHLVGLAVTLTLGCTVCSTRRFTEALEDDISKKELIDLSDFVAITSAGVISRTALSSWDDNNDEICTDGTCSVS is encoded by the coding sequence ATGACAGGTGAAGATTTAAAAGCAGTAAAAGCATTAAAAGAAATAAGTGAGGATTCATCTCTATCAAAAAGAGAAAAACATTTAGTAGGGTTAGCCGTTACATTAACATTAGGCTGTACTGTATGTTCAACTAGAAGGTTTACAGAAGCATTAGAAGATGATATTTCTAAAAAAGAATTAATAGATCTTTCAGATTTTGTTGCAATAACTAGTGCTGGTGTTATTTCAAGAACAGCCTTATCTAGCTGGGATGATAATAATGATGAAATCTGTACTGATGGAACTTGTAGCGTTAGCTAA
- a CDS encoding dienelactone hydrolase family protein, translating to MKNNTTEYDNIPQEAFDWYDEYAHGIIDRRTFMKKLGGLTALGFTMATLTSALLPNYLLAEQVSFNDEGIKATYEEFDSPEGHGKGKGYLVVPKNLDGKAPVVLVIHENRGLNPYIKDVARRLAKAGFIAFAPDALYPLGGYPGNDDEGRAMQKTMDRAKIQNDFVAAAHFLKSHSNSNGKLGAVGFCFGGYIVNYLAAVDSKLINAGVPFYGTPASANLRKNIKAPLMIQLGELDKRVNATWPEYEQDLKANNVEYTMHMYKNANHGFHNDSTGRYDKGNAQLAWERTIEFFNKKLT from the coding sequence ATGAAAAATAATACTACAGAATATGATAACATCCCTCAAGAAGCATTTGATTGGTATGATGAATATGCACACGGCATAATAGATAGACGTACTTTTATGAAAAAACTTGGAGGTTTAACTGCTCTTGGTTTTACTATGGCTACATTAACTTCTGCTTTATTACCAAATTATCTTTTAGCAGAGCAAGTATCTTTTAATGATGAAGGTATAAAAGCAACATATGAAGAGTTTGATTCGCCTGAAGGTCATGGTAAAGGAAAGGGTTATTTAGTAGTTCCAAAAAATTTAGATGGAAAAGCTCCCGTAGTATTAGTAATACACGAAAATCGTGGCTTAAACCCTTATATCAAAGATGTTGCAAGACGACTTGCTAAAGCTGGTTTTATTGCTTTTGCTCCTGATGCTTTATATCCTTTAGGTGGATATCCAGGGAACGATGATGAAGGTCGTGCTATGCAAAAAACAATGGATAGAGCAAAAATTCAAAATGATTTTGTTGCAGCTGCACACTTTTTAAAATCGCACTCTAATAGTAATGGTAAATTAGGCGCTGTTGGTTTTTGTTTTGGTGGTTATATTGTAAATTATTTAGCTGCTGTTGATTCTAAGCTTATTAATGCTGGAGTACCTTTTTATGGTACACCTGCAAGTGCAAACTTACGTAAAAATATTAAAGCACCTCTTATGATTCAATTAGGTGAATTAGATAAAAGAGTTAATGCCACATGGCCTGAATATGAGCAGGACTTAAAAGCTAATAATGTTGAATATACAATGCACATGTATAAAAATGCTAACCATGGTTTTCATAATGACTCAACAGGTCGATATGATAAAGGAAATGCTCAACTTGCATGGGAAAGAACAATTGAGTTTTTTAATAAAAAATTAACTTAA
- a CDS encoding peroxiredoxin-like family protein: protein MKTLKEQTDEKVAMGREANPDFMKTVDEVVNTAKEFQEGKNAVKVNTKAPNFELPNAQNEIISLETLIKDGPVVVTFYRGSWCPYCNLQLKAMQSRLADIHALGAQLVAISPQIPDNSLNKDEISKIDFIVLSDQNASVASKYGVAWKVPEFLTDHMKVDRGLDLESINNGNADILPIPATYVLGKDGIITWRHVDVDYRTRAEPEDIIDALKKF, encoded by the coding sequence ATGAAAACATTAAAAGAACAAACAGATGAAAAAGTTGCAATGGGAAGAGAAGCAAATCCTGATTTTATGAAAACAGTTGATGAAGTAGTAAACACTGCAAAAGAATTTCAAGAAGGTAAAAATGCAGTAAAAGTTAATACAAAAGCTCCGAACTTTGAATTACCAAATGCACAAAATGAAATCATTTCTTTAGAAACATTAATAAAAGATGGTCCTGTAGTTGTTACATTTTACCGTGGAAGCTGGTGTCCTTATTGTAATTTACAGTTAAAAGCAATGCAATCAAGATTAGCAGATATTCATGCACTTGGTGCACAACTTGTAGCTATCAGTCCTCAAATACCTGATAATTCACTAAACAAAGATGAGATATCAAAGATTGACTTTATTGTGCTATCAGACCAAAACGCAAGTGTAGCATCGAAATATGGTGTAGCATGGAAAGTACCTGAATTTTTAACAGACCATATGAAAGTAGATAGAGGCCTTGACCTAGAATCAATCAATAATGGAAATGCAGATATATTACCTATTCCTGCTACGTATGTACTTGGAAAAGATGGAATTATTACATGGAGGCATGTAGATGTAGACTATAGAACAAGAGCTGAACCTGAAGATATTATTGATGCTTTAAAAAAATTCTAA
- a CDS encoding TetR/AcrR family transcriptional regulator, which translates to MARPVEYDLENVLDRAMEIFWQKGYEAVSMAELVSHTGLNRGTMYSLFKDKEGLFKDALNNYYKRRASNQVSILKDNPGKKGIELFFRNFAFSENYKGCLFSNTMCEKDFLDTQAYEIPEEFFKKIRMQLELNLQQAKEMDEFSADERAMSLTIITMVHGFHVHGKYNSSKEDGEIIIKNILNMIR; encoded by the coding sequence ATGGCAAGACCTGTTGAATATGATTTAGAAAATGTACTTGATCGTGCAATGGAAATATTTTGGCAAAAAGGATATGAAGCAGTATCTATGGCAGAGTTGGTTTCACATACAGGATTAAATCGTGGAACTATGTACTCTTTATTTAAAGATAAAGAAGGTCTTTTTAAAGATGCATTAAATAATTATTATAAAAGACGAGCTTCAAATCAAGTTTCTATTTTAAAAGACAATCCTGGAAAAAAAGGTATTGAACTTTTTTTTAGGAATTTTGCCTTTAGTGAGAATTACAAAGGTTGTTTATTTTCTAATACAATGTGTGAAAAAGATTTTTTAGATACACAGGCATATGAAATTCCAGAAGAGTTTTTTAAAAAAATTCGTATGCAATTAGAGCTTAACCTTCAACAGGCAAAAGAAATGGATGAATTTAGTGCAGATGAGAGAGCAATGTCTCTAACTATTATAACAATGGTTCATGGTTTTCATGTACATGGTAAATATAATTCATCAAAAGAAGATGGTGAAATTATAATAAAAAATATTCTAAATATGATTAGATAA